The Longimicrobiales bacterium genome contains the following window.
GGCAACGCTCAGACCGGGCTGGAGCAGCAGCCGCTGAGTGACGCGATCGTTGTCGAGGTGCGCGATGAGCACGGCAACGGTGTGCCGAACACGACCGTGACCTTCACACCGGCGTCGGGCGTGGTGACGCCACAGGCACTCTCGACCGATGCGTCCGGGATTGCCGCCGCGATCTGGACGCTCGGCGCAGCCGGGGCGCAGAGCGCCAGCGTAGCGGTGGCAGGGCTGAGCGGTCCGCCGCTCGAGTTAACCGCCACGGCACTGTCGCCCGGTGCGGTGATCGAGCTGCAGAACAACGTCGAGATGACAGGCATCGGCGCGCTCCAGGGAGAGAACAGGTATTACCGCATCACGCTGCCCGCGAACGTCACGCGCCTGACGCTGTCGACGACCGGCGGCCCGGGCGATGCCGACCTGTACGTGCGACACGGCAAACTGCCTACCACGGGCGCGAGCGCCTGCAAGTCCACCGCTCCGGCCACGACGGAGAGCTGCACCGTACAGCAGCCGGCCGCCGGCGACTGGTACGTTCTGCTCGACGCGTTCACGACGTATTCCGGCGTCACCCTGCGCGGCACCTGGGTCTCCGGCGGCAGCATGGCAGTGACCGTTACGGGATTGCCGCAGGGAACGGAAGGCAGTGTCGTGGTCACCGGGCCGAACGGCTACGAGCGCCGCCTGACGGCGACACAGTCGCTCCCGGCACTCGTGTCGGGGACGTACACGGTGGCGGCCGGTTTCGTGCGCGATGCCAGCGCCGTCTACGTGTCGACGCCGGAGAGTCAGCAGGTGCAGGTCGTGGAGGGCGCCGAGACGAGCGTCAGCGTGGCGTACGAAGCGACGTCCGGACCGCTCAACCTCGATATCGCCGGCGCCTACGTCACACAGTCGGTGCAGCGCACGGACGGCTCGATTCCCCTGATCGCGGGACGTGACGGGCTGCTGCGGGTGTTCGCGCGCGGGAATGCAGTGAGCACGGAACGGCCGACCGTGCGTGCACGCTTCTACCACAACGGCAGCCTGGCGCATACGCTCATCATTCCCGCGCCGTCGGCGACACTTCCCGTGAGCCACGATGAAGGCGTGCTGGCAACTACCTGGAACGTCGTCATTCCGGGCTCCCTCCTTCAGCCGGGCACGGCGGTGCTCGTGGACGTCGATCCGGATGACCTGGTGGCCGAAGCCGACGAGACCGACAACACGTTCCCCGAATCCGGAACGGCGCTCTCGCTGGATGTCCGTACGGCAACGACGCTGCGGGCGCGCCTCGTGCCCGTCGTGCAGCAGGGCAACGGATTGCAGGGCGATGTCACGACAGCGAATCGCGACACGTACGTGACCGACGCGCAGGCCCAGTATCCCCTGCCGGCCATCGACGTGGATGTGCGCGCACCGTATACGTTCACGGGTGCGCTGCCGAGCGCATACGACACCGCCTGGGGTCGATTGCTCGGCGAGATCGAGGCGCTGCGCGTTACGGAGGCGCCGGGGCGCTACTACTACGGTGTCATCAAGCCTTCATTCACGTCGGGCGGCACGGGCCTCGGGTACATAGGTCGGCCGTCAGCGATCGGCGTGGACTGGCCGAACTGGCGTTCGGTGACGGTCGCGCACGAGTGGGGTCACAATTTCGGACGCCGCCACGTGGACTGCGGCGGGCCCGCGAGCCCGGACCTGGGCTATCCATATGTCGGCGGGCGTCTGGGTCACCATGGCTGGGACATGCGCACGAACGAGATACGGTCACTCGGCACGCACTACGACCTGATGTCCTACTGCCAGCCGGGGTGGACGAGCGACTATACGTACGAAGCCGTCATGGCATTCCGCGAGCTGGAGGCGGGCGCAGGTAATGTGGCGCAACCATCGCTCCTGGTGTGGGGCCGGATCTCGGCTGACGGCGCGATGCTGGAGCCCGCGTTCGAGGTAGTCGCCGCGCCGGTCATGCCGCGCGGGGCGGGCCGTTACCGCCTGACGGGCATCGACAAGGCCGGCGCCACGGTGCTGGACATGTCGTTCGACGCCTATGAAGTGGATCACCTGCCGGGCGAGCGGCTGTTCGCGTGGACCATTCCGCTCAGCCGGATGGGCGGCCAGGCGCCCGCCGAGCTACGCCTGCGTGGTCGCGGGATAGGGGAAGTGCGCCGCAGGCCGGATGCAGCAGCAGCTGCTGCCGCTGATGTGAGGGATGTGCGCGTCGTGCGGGAGGGTGCGAACGACGTGCGCGTCCGGTGGAACGCGACGCATGCACCGGTGCTGCTGGTTCGCGATGGGCGAACGGGCGAAATACTCTCGTTCGCACGCGGTGGCGATGCGCGCGTACGCACGTCGGCAGCGGAGATCGAGATCAACATGTCGGACGGAGTGAAGAGCACAATGCGCAGAATCGCGGTGCCGCGATGATTCGATTGGCTGCGATCCCGGCAGTGCGGGAGTCTTCCACGCGCGAGGCGATCCCGACCGAGCGGGGGTCTTCCGCGCGCGCGTCGATCGCGGCAGCGCGGAAGCATTCCACGCGCGAGGCGATCGCGGCACTGGCGCTGGTCGCGGCTGCGGGGACGGTCGCAGCGTGCAGTCCGGCGCAGAACGGCGCAGCTGACGGTGCGAATCAGCCGGCTGCTGTCGTGAGCGCTGGTTCCCGCATCACGATGCAGCGCATGCCATGTTTCGGCACGTGTCCTGTCTACACCGTCGACATCACGGCGGACGGCACGGTCAGCTTCACCGGCGAAAGGTTCGTCGACTCGACCGGCACACGCACCGCAGCAATCGCACCCGATTCTGCCGCTGCGCTCATGCAGGAGCTGATTGCACGCGGCTTCCACGATTTCGCGGACCGCTACACGCACGAAGCGAAGGAGTGCGGATCCTATCATACGGATGCGCCGCGCGTGATTCTGACGCTGCGCGCGGGCGGCCGCTTGAAGACGGTGGAGCACGACTACGGCTGCAGCGATGCCCCCGACGAGCTGCGTGCGCTACAGGAACGCGTCGACAGCGTCGCCGGCGTGAAGCGGTGGGTAGGGGGTCAGTAGATCCCTCAGCGGCGTGGCCGTTCCCGCGTACCGAACACGAACACGCTCCCGCTCCCCCTCCCGAGTTCCAGCGCGGCCGGCTTCTCGCGAAGCCGGCCGCGTTGGTATTCAGTTGTTCGTTATCGGACCGGTCACGAGGTCGAGCCCGAGGTTGCGGCCCTTCTCCGTAGCCGGAACGCCCTGCTCGAGCCAAACCGGCGGCGGTGCATCCAGCAGATAGTGATCGAAGAACTGCTGCATGCGGATCGTCCAGTCCTTCCGGTTCACTTCCTTCCGCAGGCCGTGCGCCTCACCGTTGTAATTCAGCATCCAGACGGGCTTGCCCAGGCGGCGCAACGCGACGAAATACTCGATGCCCTGCTCCCACGGCACCGCTCCATCCTCGTCGTTGTGCATCATGAGCAGCGGCGTGTTCACCTTGTCGGCCCAGAAGATGGGTGAGTTCTCGATATAGCGCATCGGCGTGTCCCAGAGCGTGCCGCCCAGGCGGCTCTGCGTCTTCTCATACTGGAACATGCGGCTCATGCCCGACTCCCAGCGAATGCCGCCGTAGGCGCTCACCATGTTCGCGACCGGCGCACCTGCCTCTGCGGCGCGGAAAATGTCGGTCTTGGTGACCAGGTACGCGATCTGGTAACCACCCCACGAGTGGCCCTGCACGCCGACGCGCTGCTCATCGACGAAGCCGCGCTCGAGCAGGCTGAGCACGCCGGGGACGACCGCCTTGAACGCGCTCTCACCCGGGTAGCCAATGCGGTACGGGATGTCGGGCGTGAAGACGAGATATCCGCGGCTGACATAGAAGCTGATGTTGATGCTCGAGCTGCCGGGCGCGGGGATGACGTGGCCGTGCAGATTGTCGGACAGCCTCTCGTAGAAGTAGACCATCATCGGATACTTCTGCGACGGATCGAACCCGTCCGGCTTGTAGAGTACGCCCTGGAGCGTCTCACCATCAGCCGAGCGCCAGTCCACCAGCTCAGCGGTGCCCCACCGGTATTCAGACTGCTGCGGATTCGCCTCGCTCAACCGGCGTGCGTCCGCGAACGTGAGGTCGGAGACCCAGAGGTCGGGGAACTCGCGGAAGTCGCTGCGCGTGAAGATCACGGTGTTCGCGTCGCGCGCCTTGCGCGGATTCCCGAACCGCTTGTCGGCCATCATGATGCGCGACGGCGTCTGCGTGCCGTTCACGCGATCGCGATAGAAGCCGTCCTGCTTGGTCCACAGGTTGAATGCCGAGAGCAGCATCTCGCTCGACGGATCGATCGCACGCTCCTCGGTATCCAGCCGGACGTAGCGCAGGCGCAGATTGTCACGCCGGCCCACACCCTCGGTAACGTTGCGCGGCTCCGCGCGTCCGGTCGGGTCCACCGCCCAGATGTCGTGGCTGTCATAGATGAGGAATCGCGAATCGTCCGTCGTCCAGCCCGCGCTGCCGTACGCGCGAGGGAGCGACGGTGAGTCGTGCTCCTCATTGTGGACTGCGTGCGGAATGCGCTCCGAGATGTTCGCGATGCTGCGCGAGCGGACATCCATCGCGAACCACGCCTGCTGCTCGCCATCGAACCATGTGAGGTAGCGGCCTTCCGGTGAGAGCGACGCGTTGCCGCGGTTGTACTCGAGGATCTGTGTCGCAGCGCCGGTACGGACATCGACGAGATAGACGTCGCTGCCGCTTTCGCCCCACGATATCTCCTGGCGGTAGGGGAGGTTCGACGTGCCCACTGCGAGATCACCATCGCCGCGCAGTGCCACACTCACGCTGGGCAGGTCCGGCCGCTCCAGCTGAACGATGCGCCCGTCACGCAGGTGGATGACAGCCTCGTATGTACGCCTGCGCTCCTGCGCCGCCTGGCGCAGCTGCATCGGCTGGATCAGCGGATCCTTCCAGTTCCAGATGTCGACCACGACCTTTTCCTCGCCGTCCTCCTCCGCTTCGGGGTCGGGCTCCGGACGATCGGCGGTCGGGAAATAGATGCGGCGTCCGTCAGGCGAGAAGCGGACGGTGCCGTTGTCGGGGATCCAGGCGCCCTCCGGAATGCCTGCGGAAGACGGCGCTGCGATCACACGAGCGGACGCAGCGCGGCCATCCCAGTGGTAGAGCTTCCATGAAGGCTCGCCCGCAGTGGAATCGACCTGCTCGAACTCATCGACATTCGAGATGAACGCCACCTGCCGGCCGGCATCGTCGATCGCGACCTGCTTGTACTCACCCTTGCCGGAAAGCAATGTGGTGATGTTCCCCGTGCGCGTGTCCGTGACATACACGCCATCGGCGTCACCGGTCTTGTTCGAGCGCGTGAAGACGAGGCGGCTACCGTCGTCCGAGAACGCGTACGTGACCACATCCTCGAACCGTCGCTCCTCACCCGTTGCAGGGTTCAGCAGGACTACGGGGTAACCTTCCTCGCGCTTGCGCTCCGGCGCCTTCTTCGTCGTATCGCCCGCGGTCTCGCCGGCGGGTGGCTCCGGCATGCGGCCCGGTTCGGGGCGTCGCGGCTCGACGGCGCCGGGCGCCACCGTGCTGTCCGCCGCGGCCGAGTCGGGCTTCTCGTCGGGCGCGCGACCCAGCTGATACGCGAGCCAGTCGCCCGCGTCGTCGGGCATGCGGAAGCCGCGGATGCGCGCCACGCGGGTGACCGCGCCGGTCCGGAGATCGAGAATGCCGAGCGTGTCGGCGGGCATGCGCGCTGGCGGCGTCTTCTTCTTGCGTGCCTCCTCGAGCACCGCCTTGGTCGGCTTTATCGTGAACGCGACGAAGCGGCTGCCGGCATCGAACGCCGGCGCCTCCGCACGTTCGATCACGTGACGCGTGGTGCCCGCCACATCGACGACGGTCAGGGTGGGATCGTTCGCTTCGGACGTGATCGCGAACAGGGCCCAGCGGCCATCATTCGACAGCGCCTGGGCGCCGATTCGATTCCAGATGTCGTACGCATCGTGGTCCAGCGCGCGCAGCGCTGCAGGCTCCATCTGCGCGGCCGCCGGAACGGTGGCGCCGAGGATGAAGGCGATCGTCATCGGGAGGGAGGTCCGGACTCGAAGCATCGGTGCCGTCCTGTAGGCGGATAACGGGGTTGCGGGGCTGAGGCGGAAATATGGGACCGTCGCGCGCGCGACGAAAGTCGTCGGACGCGGAACCCGTTCTGCAGATTGGCCGCGAGCGCCATGGCCGTGTCACCACCAGGCCCGCCCCGGAGGGCAGGCCAGGCGGCAGCACCGCGCCGCAGCAGGGCGCCACGCCAGCTCGGCCGTGGGGCCGTCCGGGCGTCTCGATGTCCGAATGAGCCAATCTGCAGAACGGGTTCCGCGTCCGAAGGCGTCTACGTAGTCCCGCAGCCGCGCCTACGTAACCCGTCGTACAGTCTGCCCGCCGTCTCCACCCCACCTTGCAGACGTCAGCAGGCACCCGGGTCGGCTGTCGGCCACCACAGCACAGTCGGACACCACAGCACGGTCGGCACGACAGCACCGGCGGCCATCACAGCACGGTCGGACACCACAGGAGGGCGGCATGCAGATCGGTACCATGGAGCTCAAGCGGCTGAACTTCTACCGCGCCTGCGAGCTGCACGGCGGCCTGATGCTCGGGCAGCTGGTGCGCCGCGTCCGGGATCCGGAACTCATTGTCATGCTGACGCGTCATTCGGCCGACGAGTACGCGCACGCTCGACTGTGGACCGACACGATCATCGAGCTGGGCGGTGAGCCGCACCCGGTCCGCGCCACGTACCAGAGCCGGCTGGGCAGGATCGTCGGTGCACCGGGCAGCGTATTCCAGGTTCTCGCGCTCTCACAGGTGTTCGAGCGTCGCGTGTTCCGTCACTTCACGCAGCACGCGCGTCTGCCCGGCACGCACCCGGCCGTGCGCGCGGTGCTCGAGCGGATGATCGATGAGGAGAAGGTCCATCTGTCGTGGATGGCCGACTGGCTGCAGGTGGAGTCGGCGCGTCGACGCGTGAATGTCAACGACCTGCTGAGCCGGTTCGCACTGGCCGATGCGCGCGTGTACGGCGAGCTCCTGTACGAGTACCGCTTCCACGCGATTGCCTGACTCGTGCAGGCGGCGGGTCCGGCCGCCGCCCACACCAGCTACCCGACTACTTTACCCACATGCTCGACAGCGAGAGCATGTTCTCCAGCTGCCATTCCGCCTTCTGTCCGGGGCTGATCATCAGCGCGGGCGACAGGAACGTCCTGGATGAGCCGATCGGGTCGGCCATCAGATGCACACGACTCGCGGATAAAAGCAGGTGCGTGGGCACGACGAACGAATGTGACGACTGGCTCGGAACCGAACCGAGGCGCTGCTCCGAACCGTCCCGCACGAGATAGATCGTCATGTCCGACCAGTTGTTGTTCATGACGCGAACTTCCGTGCGCTCCTGCGTGACGCCTGAGTCGAGCACGCCGTTGTCCTGCTGGTGGACACGTGGCACGTCAGCGGTGCCGTGTGCACAGCCCGTGAAAACCGCACCCGCCGTGGCGAGCGCCATGAAACCTTTCCTCAGCCGTAGCATGCCGATACCCATCCTCCCTTGAAACGCAAACGGGCACCCGGCTTGGAGCCAGGCGCCCGGCGAGTCATCGTCATCCCGTCTACCAATACCGTACCATCCACGGGGGCAAGCGGCATGCCGGGCCGGATCCGCGACACGGTGCGATCGTCAGCGAGCGCGTGCCCGTGCGAAAATCGCGATCCTGCGCAGGCCGTCGGAGAGCTGTTCATCCGATGCCGTGCTCTCTGACGTAATCCGTCAGCTCGCCGCGCGAGCCGAGCTCGAGCTTTTTGAAGATGTTGCTCAGGTGAGTGCTGACGGTGCGCGGCGAGATGCCGAGCTGCCGCGCGATGGCCTTGTTCGATTTGCGGGCAGCCACCATCTGCATGATCTCGATCTCCCGGCCGGTGAGGCCATCGGCGCCGGCAGCTGACGCGCGTGCCGGCGGCTTCGCGCCGATCTCGCGAAACATGTCGCGCGCCTTGGTGAGCTCCTGCTCCGCGCCCATGCGCAGGAACATGTCGTGGACCTTCCGCAGCTCGAGAAGTGCGCCGTCGCGATCCCCGGTTTCGGCAAGGCGGCCGGCAAGCTGGCGGCGGAGTCGCGCGGCGTCGCCGAGCATGGGGATGGCCTCGAGCGACTGACACGCGTCGCGTATGAGTCGCGTGGCGCCAGCCGGATCACCACCGAGCCAGACGGCGAGCGCGCGGCAGGTTTCCGCCCATGCGAGGCCGACCTTGTGGCCGAGCCGTTCCGCGTCGTTGCGGATCCTCTGTTCAACGGCGAGCGCGCCCTCGACGTCCCAGAGGTGGCAGTGCGCCTCGGCGAGGAGTGGCAGGAGGCGATGCATGGCCCAGAACGCATAGCCGGAGCGGTCGGCGACGGCGAGGCCGCGCTGACAAATGCGGATGGCCTCGGCAAAGTCGCGGGTGAGGATGAGATGCGCGGCCCGACCGATGTGCGCCGGGACGACGCAGTGGACGTCGACGGGGCCATTGTCCGCCTCATCGGCATTGCTTACCAGCCACGCTTCATCGGTATACTCCTTCGCGATCTGGATATCGCCGCGTCCCAGGTGGATGAGCGCAGTCCAGACGAGCAGGCGCGGCAGCATGGTGCGCTGGTTCAGGGAGCGCGCGAGGCCAATGGCGTGCTCACCAATGGCGATGCCGCGTTCCCACTCGCCCGTTGCGGCCGCCATCTCGATCGAGAGCTCGGC
Protein-coding sequences here:
- a CDS encoding pre-peptidase C-terminal domain-containing protein; translated protein: GNAQTGLEQQPLSDAIVVEVRDEHGNGVPNTTVTFTPASGVVTPQALSTDASGIAAAIWTLGAAGAQSASVAVAGLSGPPLELTATALSPGAVIELQNNVEMTGIGALQGENRYYRITLPANVTRLTLSTTGGPGDADLYVRHGKLPTTGASACKSTAPATTESCTVQQPAAGDWYVLLDAFTTYSGVTLRGTWVSGGSMAVTVTGLPQGTEGSVVVTGPNGYERRLTATQSLPALVSGTYTVAAGFVRDASAVYVSTPESQQVQVVEGAETSVSVAYEATSGPLNLDIAGAYVTQSVQRTDGSIPLIAGRDGLLRVFARGNAVSTERPTVRARFYHNGSLAHTLIIPAPSATLPVSHDEGVLATTWNVVIPGSLLQPGTAVLVDVDPDDLVAEADETDNTFPESGTALSLDVRTATTLRARLVPVVQQGNGLQGDVTTANRDTYVTDAQAQYPLPAIDVDVRAPYTFTGALPSAYDTAWGRLLGEIEALRVTEAPGRYYYGVIKPSFTSGGTGLGYIGRPSAIGVDWPNWRSVTVAHEWGHNFGRRHVDCGGPASPDLGYPYVGGRLGHHGWDMRTNEIRSLGTHYDLMSYCQPGWTSDYTYEAVMAFRELEAGAGNVAQPSLLVWGRISADGAMLEPAFEVVAAPVMPRGAGRYRLTGIDKAGATVLDMSFDAYEVDHLPGERLFAWTIPLSRMGGQAPAELRLRGRGIGEVRRRPDAAAAAAADVRDVRVVREGANDVRVRWNATHAPVLLVRDGRTGEILSFARGGDARVRTSAAEIEINMSDGVKSTMRRIAVPR
- a CDS encoding DUF6438 domain-containing protein, translating into MIRLAAIPAVRESSTREAIPTERGSSARASIAAARKHSTREAIAALALVAAAGTVAACSPAQNGAADGANQPAAVVSAGSRITMQRMPCFGTCPVYTVDITADGTVSFTGERFVDSTGTRTAAIAPDSAAALMQELIARGFHDFADRYTHEAKECGSYHTDAPRVILTLRAGGRLKTVEHDYGCSDAPDELRALQERVDSVAGVKRWVGGQ
- a CDS encoding prolyl oligopeptidase family serine peptidase; the encoded protein is MLRVRTSLPMTIAFILGATVPAAAQMEPAALRALDHDAYDIWNRIGAQALSNDGRWALFAITSEANDPTLTVVDVAGTTRHVIERAEAPAFDAGSRFVAFTIKPTKAVLEEARKKKTPPARMPADTLGILDLRTGAVTRVARIRGFRMPDDAGDWLAYQLGRAPDEKPDSAAADSTVAPGAVEPRRPEPGRMPEPPAGETAGDTTKKAPERKREEGYPVVLLNPATGEERRFEDVVTYAFSDDGSRLVFTRSNKTGDADGVYVTDTRTGNITTLLSGKGEYKQVAIDDAGRQVAFISNVDEFEQVDSTAGEPSWKLYHWDGRAASARVIAAPSSAGIPEGAWIPDNGTVRFSPDGRRIYFPTADRPEPDPEAEEDGEEKVVVDIWNWKDPLIQPMQLRQAAQERRRTYEAVIHLRDGRIVQLERPDLPSVSVALRGDGDLAVGTSNLPYRQEISWGESGSDVYLVDVRTGAATQILEYNRGNASLSPEGRYLTWFDGEQQAWFAMDVRSRSIANISERIPHAVHNEEHDSPSLPRAYGSAGWTTDDSRFLIYDSHDIWAVDPTGRAEPRNVTEGVGRRDNLRLRYVRLDTEERAIDPSSEMLLSAFNLWTKQDGFYRDRVNGTQTPSRIMMADKRFGNPRKARDANTVIFTRSDFREFPDLWVSDLTFADARRLSEANPQQSEYRWGTAELVDWRSADGETLQGVLYKPDGFDPSQKYPMMVYFYERLSDNLHGHVIPAPGSSSINISFYVSRGYLVFTPDIPYRIGYPGESAFKAVVPGVLSLLERGFVDEQRVGVQGHSWGGYQIAYLVTKTDIFRAAEAGAPVANMVSAYGGIRWESGMSRMFQYEKTQSRLGGTLWDTPMRYIENSPIFWADKVNTPLLMMHNDEDGAVPWEQGIEYFVALRRLGKPVWMLNYNGEAHGLRKEVNRKDWTIRMQQFFDHYLLDAPPPVWLEQGVPATEKGRNLGLDLVTGPITNN
- a CDS encoding ferritin-like domain-containing protein, with product MQIGTMELKRLNFYRACELHGGLMLGQLVRRVRDPELIVMLTRHSADEYAHARLWTDTIIELGGEPHPVRATYQSRLGRIVGAPGSVFQVLALSQVFERRVFRHFTQHARLPGTHPAVRAVLERMIDEEKVHLSWMADWLQVESARRRVNVNDLLSRFALADARVYGELLYEYRFHAIA